A segment of the Nocardioides plantarum genome:
TCGTCGTCTGCGTGTTGGCGAGCTCTGCTTTCACCTGCGCCGTCATCGCCATGGGAGCGATCCTGTCACGGGCGTCAACAACCCTCCTCGGGGGCCCGGATCCCTTGCGCTGGTGGGATAAACGGGTCACATGTGACGAGCGTCAACCCGCCGCGATGAGGCGTGCGTAGGCCGCCGCGAGCTTGACGGGGTCGTGTCGTGGGCTGCCGTCGTCGCGCGCGACGTCGTCGAGCACGAGTCGGGTGCCGGACGCCTCGACCAGGGCCAGCAGCTCGTCGTGCTGCTCGTCGGTGAGGTTGGCGCGGTCGGCCAGCACGGTGTGGACCCGCAGGTGGGGAGCGTGCTCGAACAGCACCGCCAGGTGGTCGGCGGGCGCGAAGCCGCCCGTCTCACCGGCCTGCTCCTCGAGGTTGAGCACGACCACCAGGCGGGCCTGGCTGGCGACCATCGCCTCGCGCAGCTGCGGGACCCGCAGGTGCGGGATGACGGAGGAGAACCACGACCCCGGGCCGATGAAGGCCCAGTCGGCCTCGATGACCTTGTCGAGCACGAGCGGACTGACCTCGGGGTCGGGCGGCTCGAGGTCGAGGGTGGTGATGACGCCCTCGGTGGTGGCGACCTCGACCTGACCGCGCACGGTGGTCAGGGCGTCGGGGTCGCCCGCGACCAGGCCCCGCACCTCGGCCCGGATGTCCATCGGCGTCAGCGCCATCGGCAGGACCCGTCCCTTGGCGCCGAGCAGCCGGGCCACCCAGTCGAGGGCCTCGACCGGGTCACCGAGGAGCTCCCAGAGCCCGACGATGAGCAGGTTGCCGACGACGTGTCCACGCATCTCGCCCTCGCCGGCGAACCGGTGCTGCAGCAGGCGGGTCCAGGTGTCGCCCCAGTCGTCGGCGCCGCACAGGGCGGCCAGCGCCATCCGCAGGTCGCCCGGCGGCAGCACCCCGAACTCGCTGCGCAGCCGGCCGGAGCTGCCGCCGTTGTCGGCGACGGTGACGACGGCCGTGAGGTCGTCGACGGTCAGGTCGTCGACGAGCAGGCGCAGCGCGGACAGCGAGGCGTGCAGCCCGTGTCCGCCGCCGAACGCCACGACCGCCTGGGCCCGCGACGTCGTCGTCATTCGCGCCCGAGGTCGCGGTGGACCGGCTTGGCGTCGAACCCGGCCGCGCGCAGCCGGTCGGCGATCTCCTCGGTCATGGCGACGCTGCGGTGCTTGCCACCGGTGCACCCGATCGCCACCCGCATGAAGCGCTTGCCCTCGCGC
Coding sequences within it:
- a CDS encoding gluconeogenesis factor YvcK family protein, coding for MTTTSRAQAVVAFGGGHGLHASLSALRLLVDDLTVDDLTAVVTVADNGGSSGRLRSEFGVLPPGDLRMALAALCGADDWGDTWTRLLQHRFAGEGEMRGHVVGNLLIVGLWELLGDPVEALDWVARLLGAKGRVLPMALTPMDIRAEVRGLVAGDPDALTTVRGQVEVATTEGVITTLDLEPPDPEVSPLVLDKVIEADWAFIGPGSWFSSVIPHLRVPQLREAMVASQARLVVVLNLEEQAGETGGFAPADHLAVLFEHAPHLRVHTVLADRANLTDEQHDELLALVEASGTRLVLDDVARDDGSPRHDPVKLAAAYARLIAAG